From the genome of Pukyongia salina, one region includes:
- a CDS encoding lysophospholipid acyltransferase family protein, giving the protein MRFFTNIFLLLYRIWFYILVAVPILILFPVLIVSIAYERWYPFFFRLARIWAKFILVGMGLYPVVKRDFRIKKGHSYMLVANHTSMTDIMLMLYLSKNPFVFVGKKELAKIPLFGFFYKRTCILVDRGSAKSRHDVFIRAQKKLNQGLSVCIFPEGGVPDDKNILLDEFKDGAFRLAIEHKIPVIPITLHDNKKRFSYDIFSEGGPGKLRVRIHQEIPTGILDLEDKRMLKLQVREIILKELQHPSIP; this is encoded by the coding sequence ATGAGATTCTTCACAAATATTTTTCTTCTATTATACCGCATCTGGTTTTATATCCTGGTAGCCGTACCCATCCTAATACTATTTCCAGTTTTAATAGTGAGTATTGCATACGAGCGGTGGTACCCGTTTTTTTTCAGGCTGGCGCGAATATGGGCAAAATTTATACTAGTGGGCATGGGGCTGTATCCTGTTGTGAAGAGGGATTTCAGAATAAAAAAAGGACATAGTTATATGCTTGTTGCTAACCACACGTCCATGACAGATATTATGCTCATGCTCTATCTTTCCAAAAATCCGTTTGTCTTTGTAGGGAAAAAGGAGCTGGCCAAGATCCCATTGTTCGGATTCTTTTACAAGCGTACCTGCATTCTGGTGGACAGGGGGAGTGCCAAAAGCAGGCATGATGTATTTATCCGGGCTCAGAAGAAACTCAATCAGGGTTTAAGTGTTTGCATCTTTCCAGAGGGAGGTGTGCCCGATGACAAAAATATTCTCCTCGACGAATTCAAGGACGGGGCCTTCAGGTTGGCCATAGAACATAAAATTCCAGTTATACCTATCACCCTGCACGATAATAAAAAACGGTTTTCGTACGATATCTTTTCAGAAGGAGGCCCAGGCAAATTGCGCGTTAGGATACACCAGGAAATTCCCACCGGTATACTGGACCTTGAAGACAAGCGAATGCTAAAACTACAGGTTAGAGAAATCATACTCAAGGAACTTCAGCATCCATCCATTCCATAA